Proteins encoded together in one Capricornis sumatraensis isolate serow.1 chromosome 3, serow.2, whole genome shotgun sequence window:
- the SYTL1 gene encoding synaptotagmin-like protein 1: MPQRGHPAPEELWSLPGLLMAREPEPEADGLLDLSFLTEEEQEAIAEVLKRDARLRQLEEGRISKLRASLADPGQLKILTGDWFQEARSQRHHHAHFGSDLVRASIRRKKGCRGDQAGGSDGEAEAAGKEAEEALEPRLSVDEGPQERFSEAEPSEQEEEPQAQEDEQEAPGLGHPPVVAGEEADPEMQPPSMGEVEPQTPPAQTQAASEMLENGEETPGPEPSFDRMLSSSSSMSSLNSSTLNGSQMSLSGGPEAGAVQVRGSVHFALRYEPGAAELRVHVIQCQGLAAARRRRSDPYVKSYLLPDKQSKRKTTVKKRNLNPLFNEILRYSVPQTELRGRVLSLSVWHHESLGRNIFLGEVEVPLDTWDWDSEPTWLPLQPRVPPSPDDLPSRGLLSLSLKYVPAGSEGPGLPPSGELHFWVKEIQDLIPLRSGSPDTFVQCSVLPDDSRASRQRTRVVRRSLNPMFNHTMVYDGFGPADLRQACAELSLWDHGALGSRQLGGTRLSLGTGSSYGLQVPWMDSTHEERQLWQTLLEQPCKWVDGLLPLRTNLAPRT; encoded by the exons ATGCCCCAGAGGGGCCACCCAGCTCCAGAGGAGCTCTGGTCCCTGCCTGGCCTCCTCATGGCACGTGAGCCAGAGCCCGAGGCTGACGGGCTCCTGGATCTCAGCTTCCTgacagaggaggagcaggaggccaTTGCCGAGGTCCTGAAGCGAGATGCCCGCCTGCGCCAGCTGGAGGAGGGACGGATCAG CAAGCTCCGGGCATCACTGGCAGACCCTGGGCAGCTGAAGATCCTAACTGGGGACTGGTTCCAGGAAGCACGCTCCCAGCGGCACCACCACGCCCACTTTGGCTCTGACCTGGTCCGAGCTTCTATCCGCAGAAAGAAGGGCTGCAGGG GAGACCAGGCTGGAGGCAGCGATGGGGAGGCCGAGGCTGCAGGGAAAGAAGCTGAAGAGGCCCTGGAGCCCAG gctCTCTGTAGACGAGGGCCCCCAAGAGAGGTTCAGCGAGGCTGAG CCttcagagcaggaggaggagccccAAGCCCAAGAAGATGAGCAGGAAG cccctggcctggGGCACCCTCCGGTCGTCGCCGGCGAGGAGGCGGACCCGGAGATGCAGCCGCCGTCGATGGGAGAGGTGGAGCCGCAGACCCCGCCTGCCCAG ACCCAGGCGGCGTCTGAGATGCTGGAGAATGGGGAGGAGACCCCGGGGCCCGAGCCCTCGTTCGACCGCATGCTCAGCAGCAGCTCTTCCATGTCCAGCCTCAACTCCTCCACG CTGAACGGCAGCCAGATGAGCCTGTCCGGGGGGCCGGAGGCGGGCGCGGTGCAGGTGCGCGGCTCCGTGCACTTCGCTCTGCGCTACGAGCCGGGAGCCGCCGAGCTGCGCGTGCACGTGATCCAGTGCCAGGGCCTGGCCGCCGCACGGCGCCGCCGCTCCGACCC CTACGTCAAAAGCTACCTCCTCCCGGATAAGCAGAGCAAGCGCAAGACAACAGTGAAGAAAAGGAATCTGAACCCGCTCTTCAACGAGATTCTCCGG TACTCTGTCCCGCAGACGGAGCTCCGGGGCCGCGTGTTGAGCCTGTCCGTGTGGCACCACGAAAGCCTGGGTCGCAACATCTTTCTGGGCGAAGTCGAAGTGCCCCTGGACACGTGGGACTGGGACTCcgagcccacctggctccccctgCAGCCCCGA GTCCCGCCCTCTCCCGACGACCTTCCCAGCCGCGGGCTGCTCTCTCTGTCCCTCAAGTACGTCCCCGCTGGCTCCGAGG GCCCGGGATTGCCCCCGAGCGGGGAGCTGCACTTCTGGGTGAAGGAGATTCAGGATCTCATCCCTTTGCGGTCAGGGTCCCCGGATACTTTCGTACAATG CTCGGTGCTGCCTGATGACAGCCGGGCCAGCCGCCAGAGGACAAGGGTGGTGCGACGCAGCCTCAACCCCATGTTCAATCATACCATGGTCTATGATGGCTTTGGGCCTGCTGACCTGCGCCAGGCTTGTGCGGAGCTCTCCCTCTGGGACCATGGGGCCCTGGGCAGCCGCCAGCTGGGGGGCACACGCCTCAGCCTGGGCACCG GCAGCAGCTACGGGCTCCAGGTGCCCTGGATGGACTCCACACATGAGGAGAGGCAGCTGTGGCAAACCCTCCTGGAGCAGCCATGCAAGTGGGTGGATGGCCTTCTGCCCCTCAGAACCAACCTGGCCCCCAGGACATAG
- the TMEM222 gene encoding transmembrane protein 222 isoform X1 → MAEAEGSSPLLLPPPLPPPLGMAEVEAPTAAETDKKQLSGAGSGAMDVERSRFPYCVVWTPIPVLTWFFPIIGHMGICTSTGVIRDFAGPYFVSEDNMAFGKPAKYWKLDPAQVYASGPNAWDTAVHDASEEYKHRMHNLCCDNCHSHVALALNLMRYNNSTNWNMVTLCFFCLLYGKYVSVGAFVKTWLPFVLLLGIILTVSLVFNLR, encoded by the exons ATGGCGGAAGCGGAAGGGAGTTCGCCGCTCCTGttgccgccgccgctgcctcccCCGCTCGGGATGGCGGAAGTGGAGGCGCCGACGGCGGCCGAGACGGACAAGAAGCAACTTAGCGGTGCTGGCAGCGGCGCCATGGACGTGGAGCGGAGCCGCTTCCCCTACTGCGTGGTGTGGACGCCCATCCCGGTGCTCAC GTGGTTTTTCCCGATCATCGGCCACATGGGCATCTGCACATCCACAGGAGTCATTCGGGACTTTGCCGGCCCCTACTTTGTGTCG GAAGACAACATGGCCTTTGGGAAGCCTGCCAA GTACTGGAAGCTGGACCCCGCTCAGGTCTATGCCAGCGGGCCCAACGCATGGGACACCGCTGTGCACGATGCCTCTGAGGAGTACAAGCACCGCATG CACAATCTCTGCTGTGACAACTGCCACTCGCACGTGGCCTTGGCCCTGAACCTGATGCGCTACAACAACAGCACCAACTGGAACATGGTGACGCTCTGCTTCTTCTGCCTGCTGTACGGGAAGTACGTCAG TGTCGGCGCCTTCGTGAAGACCTGGCTGCCTTTTGTCCTTCTCCTGGGCATCATCCTGACCGTCAGCTTGGTCTTCAACCTGCGGTGA
- the TMEM222 gene encoding transmembrane protein 222 isoform X2, whose protein sequence is MAEVEAPTAAETDKKQLSGAGSGAMDVERSRFPYCVVWTPIPVLTWFFPIIGHMGICTSTGVIRDFAGPYFVSEDNMAFGKPAKYWKLDPAQVYASGPNAWDTAVHDASEEYKHRMHNLCCDNCHSHVALALNLMRYNNSTNWNMVTLCFFCLLYGNVGAFVKTWLPFVLLLGIILTVSLVFNLR, encoded by the exons ATGGCGGAAGTGGAGGCGCCGACGGCGGCCGAGACGGACAAGAAGCAACTTAGCGGTGCTGGCAGCGGCGCCATGGACGTGGAGCGGAGCCGCTTCCCCTACTGCGTGGTGTGGACGCCCATCCCGGTGCTCAC GTGGTTTTTCCCGATCATCGGCCACATGGGCATCTGCACATCCACAGGAGTCATTCGGGACTTTGCCGGCCCCTACTTTGTGTCG GAAGACAACATGGCCTTTGGGAAGCCTGCCAA GTACTGGAAGCTGGACCCCGCTCAGGTCTATGCCAGCGGGCCCAACGCATGGGACACCGCTGTGCACGATGCCTCTGAGGAGTACAAGCACCGCATG CACAATCTCTGCTGTGACAACTGCCACTCGCACGTGGCCTTGGCCCTGAACCTGATGCGCTACAACAACAGCACCAACTGGAACATGGTGACGCTCTGCTTCTTCTGCCTGCTGTACGGGAA TGTCGGCGCCTTCGTGAAGACCTGGCTGCCTTTTGTCCTTCTCCTGGGCATCATCCTGACCGTCAGCTTGGTCTTCAACCTGCGGTGA